Proteins from a single region of Gossypium arboreum isolate Shixiya-1 chromosome 1, ASM2569848v2, whole genome shotgun sequence:
- the LOC108480891 gene encoding suppressor of disruption of TFIIS-like: protein MLLFPCPYSLYKPSSSPLFIYLSPTAYLYPFHIYIFQGLFAFHCSYSCSLAEIMEYENQYQHVAAPKYDCLLFDVDDTLYPLSSGLSKACTTNIQEFMIEKLGIEGDKVSEINRVLYRNYGTSMAGLRAIGYNFNYDEYHSFVHGRLPYENLKPDYVLRNLLLSLPIRKVIFSNGDEVHVAKVLKKLGLEGCFERVISFDTLNSTNGSHSSDDEESSKLRDTSAEILDANSGPSTPIICKPFKNAFEQAFKIANINPQKTLFFDDSIRNIQSGKEIGLHTVLVGTSHRTNGADYALESIHNIREALPELWESDAKKPESVKLAIQTSVMA, encoded by the exons ATGCTTCTATTTCCATGCCCCTATTCCCTATATAAACCATCATCTTCACCCCTTTTCATATATCTTTCTCCTACAGCTTACCTTTACCCTTTTCATATATACATCTTTCAAGGCTTATTTGCATTCCATTGTTCATATAGTTGCTCTCTTGCTGAAATAATGGAGTATGAAAACCAGTATCAGCATGTTGCAGCACCAAAATATGACTGTCTTCTCTTTG ATGTGGATGATACCCTTTATCCTCTGAGTTCTGGTTTATCCAAAGCTTGCACCACCAACATCCAAG AATTTATGATTGAAAAGCTTGGGATAGAAGGGGACAAAGTCTCGGAGATAAATCGAGTGTTATACAGAAACTATGGGACATCAATGGCTGGTCTCAGG GCTATTGGCTACAACTTTAATTATGATGAATACCACAGCTTTGTTCATGGGCGGTTACCTTATGAGAACCTGAAACCTGACTATGTCTTGAGGAATCTTTTGCTTAGCTTACCAATTCGCAAAGTT ATATTCTCAAACGGGGATGAGGTCCATGTGGCTAAAGTTCTAAAGAAACTAGGGTTGGAGGGTTGCTTTGAAAGGGTTATAAGCTTTGATACCCTTAATTCTACCAATGGAAGCCATAGTTCAGATGATGAAGAGAGCTCCAAGTTGAGAGACACAAGTGCTGAAATCCTTGATGCTAACAGTGGCCCTTCCACTCCAATCATCTGCAAACCCTTCAAAAATGCATTTGAACAAGCCTTCAAGATAGCTAACATCAACCCTCAAAAAACA CTTTTCTTTGACGATAGCATCCGCAACATACAATCTGGAAAAGAAATAGGACTCCATACTGTGTTG GTGGGCACTTCCCATAGAACAAATGGTGCAGACTATGCATTGGAGAGCATACACAACATCAGGGAAGCACTGCCAGAGCTGTGGGAATCAGATGCTAAGAAACCAGAAAGTGTGAAGCTTGCAATTCAGACATCAGTTATGGCTTAA